From Granulicella sp. WH15, the proteins below share one genomic window:
- the purK gene encoding 5-(carboxyamino)imidazole ribonucleotide synthase, producing the protein MSAILPGATIGIFGGGQLGRMIAMAARGMGYRILVLDPDPGCPARFVVDGCIEAGWDDSRGAANLARGCDVVTLEIEQISPRSMEAAASFCPVRPGGAMLAVIQDRIEQKDWLRKHGFPVGEYRAARSLDQVREAIAALGGRCFCKSATGGYDGRGQGKVGFAGEVTENDVRGAWEALGEGPGVVEQAVELEREISVMVARSPSGEVKVYPAAWNHHENQILDWSVIPAPISSEMEREARRIASEIADTFQLEGLLAVEMFVTDGGRLLVNELAPRPHNSYHQSERACVTSQFEQAVRAACDLPLGDVDVVQPAAIANLLGDHWIAADGSPREPAFDAALAVPGVRLHLYEKLKPRKGRKMGHLSAVGKTADEAVALVLKAKAAL; encoded by the coding sequence GTGAGCGCGATTCTTCCTGGGGCAACGATTGGGATTTTTGGTGGTGGGCAGCTCGGGCGGATGATCGCCATGGCGGCGCGTGGGATGGGGTATCGGATTCTGGTGCTTGATCCTGATCCGGGCTGTCCGGCGCGGTTTGTCGTCGACGGCTGCATTGAGGCGGGGTGGGATGACAGCAGAGGCGCGGCGAACCTGGCGCGTGGGTGCGACGTGGTGACGCTGGAGATTGAGCAGATCAGCCCGCGCAGCATGGAGGCCGCGGCCAGCTTCTGTCCGGTAAGGCCGGGTGGGGCGATGCTGGCGGTGATTCAGGACCGGATTGAGCAGAAGGACTGGCTGCGGAAGCATGGCTTTCCCGTCGGCGAGTATCGGGCGGCAAGGTCGCTGGACCAGGTGCGGGAGGCGATCGCCGCGCTGGGTGGGCGGTGCTTCTGCAAGAGCGCCACGGGTGGGTATGACGGGCGTGGACAGGGTAAGGTCGGGTTCGCTGGAGAGGTGACCGAGAACGACGTTCGCGGGGCCTGGGAGGCGCTGGGCGAAGGGCCGGGGGTAGTTGAGCAGGCCGTGGAGCTGGAGCGCGAGATCAGCGTGATGGTGGCGCGGTCGCCGAGCGGCGAGGTGAAGGTTTATCCGGCGGCCTGGAACCACCATGAGAATCAGATTCTGGACTGGAGCGTGATTCCGGCTCCGATTTCTTCGGAGATGGAGCGGGAGGCGCGGAGGATTGCTAGTGAGATCGCTGACACCTTTCAACTCGAGGGGCTGCTGGCAGTGGAGATGTTTGTTACCGACGGGGGCAGGCTGCTGGTGAATGAGCTGGCTCCGAGGCCGCATAACAGCTATCACCAGAGCGAGCGGGCTTGTGTGACCAGCCAGTTTGAACAGGCGGTGAGGGCGGCGTGCGATCTTCCGCTGGGGGATGTGGATGTGGTGCAGCCTGCGGCGATTGCGAATCTGCTGGGGGATCACTGGATTGCCGCGGATGGGTCTCCTCGGGAGCCCGCGTTTGATGCGGCGCTGGCGGTGCCGGGAGTGAGGCTGCATCTGTATGAGAAGCTGAAGCCGCGTAAGGGGCGCAAGATGGGGCACCTGAGCGCGGTGGGGAAGACGGCGGATGAGGCTGTGGCGTTGGTTTTGAAGGCTAAAGCGGCTT